One part of the [Pantoea] beijingensis genome encodes these proteins:
- a CDS encoding type III secretion protein HrpF — MSSFDKLQRRLDSALVTSDSHINDVVSGILNHDTPNPYDVIDFQKAVMRESTANYASGQLSSLTHSLSKNIIDSIN; from the coding sequence ATGAGCAGTTTCGATAAGTTACAGCGCCGTCTCGATTCGGCGCTGGTAACCAGTGATTCACATATTAATGACGTGGTTTCTGGTATTTTAAACCACGATACGCCCAATCCATATGATGTAATAGATTTCCAGAAAGCAGTTATGCGTGAGTCTACCGCTAACTACGCGTCTGGCCAGTTGAGTTCGCTCACGCATTCATTGAGCAAAAATATTATCGATTCAATTAACTAA
- the sctT gene encoding type III secretion system export apparatus subunit SctT, translating into MLTTVMHELFSYILALGFAIARIFPCLLIVPAFSFFTLKGMVRSAIIVSLSLFLVPALQPVLSVLSKDPYVLLGIAMKEIVIGMFLGILLSVPFWIFESVGALFDNQRGAMSGGQLNPALGPDVTIIGHMLQQWFIMLLMLGFGLTVMTQVIWDSYRLWPLESWLPTFSAKGFSYFLDLLADMFTKSVLFAAPLVLVLMLIDFCIGVLSVYSQQLQASTLSVPLKSIVGILFFLMYLPTLEYLANHQLASFHDLIAHLTLVFPKGGAL; encoded by the coding sequence ATGTTAACTACCGTGATGCACGAGCTGTTTAGCTATATTCTGGCGCTGGGTTTTGCCATCGCGCGTATTTTTCCTTGCCTGCTTATCGTGCCGGCCTTCTCTTTTTTCACGCTAAAGGGGATGGTGCGCAGTGCGATCATCGTTTCGCTATCGCTGTTTTTAGTGCCGGCACTGCAACCAGTACTGTCAGTACTGTCGAAGGATCCTTATGTATTGCTGGGGATTGCGATGAAAGAGATCGTGATCGGTATGTTCCTCGGCATCCTGCTTTCTGTACCCTTTTGGATTTTCGAATCGGTCGGGGCGCTGTTTGATAACCAGCGTGGTGCGATGTCCGGTGGTCAACTAAACCCGGCGCTCGGCCCAGACGTCACCATCATCGGTCATATGTTGCAACAGTGGTTTATCATGCTGCTGATGCTTGGTTTCGGTTTGACGGTAATGACACAGGTGATTTGGGATAGCTATCGTCTCTGGCCGCTGGAGTCCTGGCTACCGACCTTCTCCGCAAAAGGATTTAGCTACTTCCTTGATTTGCTGGCCGACATGTTCACCAAAAGCGTGTTGTTCGCCGCGCCGCTGGTGCTGGTGCTGATGCTGATTGACTTCTGTATCGGCGTGTTAAGTGTCTACAGCCAGCAACTGCAGGCCTCAACCCTGTCCGTGCCGCTAAAAAGTATCGTTGGCATTCTGTTTTTCCTGATGTATTTACCGACCCTTGAATACCTCGCCAACCATCAACTTGCCTCATTTCACGATTTGATTGCCCATCTGACGCTGGTGTTCCCTAAAGGAGGGGCTTTATAA
- the sctC gene encoding type III secretion system outer membrane ring subunit SctC, whose protein sequence is MATSLALSLSSLSFSASAQVPEGWNNGAYAYSAQSTPLRTVLNDFANSHGVTLRLGNVTDAMINGRLRANSAATFLDRLALEYQFQWFVYNDTLYISPQSEQVSRRIHVSSEAAPDLKNALDGIGLLEPKFGFGELPDDSVILVTGPPEYVALISKFSEQQKDYKSGKEMMSFPLKYASVSDREIHYRDKTLTVPGVATILNELLGKKSNKSTQGLKASGSDDISEARPFTQNADPDSILSSMLEGQKPTGGHDEFDEGKSGLNPLVSADVRNNALLVRDEPNKREQYQALISQIDVPQKLVEIDALIVDVDRHAMSALSANLGGRFGNITAGSTLLDGSSTLFVTDFQRFFAQVQALEGNGNASIVANPSVLTLENQPAVIDFSQTAFISTVGERVANVTPVTAGTSLQVIPRAIDNGGKSTVELVVDVEDGKVDKGDEGQAIGDSRATISTQAQVQEKNSLVMGGFHSRESGDEVHRIPILGSIPLIGPLFTSTRHETSQRERLFIITPHLVGDQVDPSRYIGDEFRSQLNGSLQEVQRRQKYGSIKNDVESAMRDLAENNIPAGFNPGGEGLGVNALCDPLRGISYDISHSQWFSNKNVQITVGLVRNTTTRPLRFDEASCRGQDVLAVALWPKSILAPGESAEIYVAYESRGSARRTRTSLLGRTR, encoded by the coding sequence ATGGCCACCTCGCTGGCCTTAAGTCTAAGTAGCCTCTCTTTTAGCGCGTCAGCGCAAGTGCCGGAAGGGTGGAACAATGGCGCTTATGCCTATTCAGCCCAAAGCACCCCACTGCGTACCGTACTTAACGACTTCGCCAACAGCCATGGCGTGACGCTGCGGCTGGGCAATGTAACGGACGCTATGATCAATGGACGTTTACGTGCCAACAGCGCGGCGACTTTCCTTGACCGTCTGGCGTTAGAGTATCAATTTCAGTGGTTTGTCTACAACGATACGCTGTATATCAGCCCGCAGTCGGAGCAAGTCTCCAGACGCATTCATGTCTCTTCCGAGGCTGCCCCGGATTTAAAAAACGCCCTTGATGGTATTGGCCTGCTTGAACCAAAATTTGGTTTTGGTGAATTGCCCGATGATAGTGTGATCTTAGTGACGGGACCGCCGGAGTATGTGGCGTTGATTAGCAAGTTCAGCGAACAACAGAAAGACTATAAATCCGGTAAAGAGATGATGAGTTTTCCGCTGAAATACGCTTCTGTCTCTGACCGTGAAATTCACTACCGGGACAAAACCCTGACCGTACCTGGGGTGGCGACTATCCTGAACGAGTTATTGGGCAAGAAAAGTAACAAGAGTACGCAGGGACTTAAAGCAAGTGGTTCTGATGATATTTCCGAAGCGAGACCATTTACCCAGAATGCAGACCCCGATAGCATTCTTTCCTCGATGTTAGAGGGCCAGAAACCGACTGGGGGACATGACGAATTTGATGAGGGCAAAAGCGGTTTGAATCCGCTGGTGTCCGCCGATGTGCGTAACAACGCCCTGCTGGTGCGTGATGAGCCGAACAAGCGTGAGCAGTATCAGGCGCTGATCTCGCAAATCGACGTGCCGCAAAAACTGGTTGAGATTGACGCGTTGATTGTTGATGTTGACCGCCACGCCATGTCGGCGCTGTCGGCTAACCTGGGGGGCCGGTTCGGTAATATCACCGCCGGTTCGACGCTGCTCGACGGTAGCAGCACGCTGTTTGTCACCGACTTCCAGCGTTTTTTTGCGCAGGTACAGGCGCTGGAAGGCAACGGTAACGCCTCTATTGTGGCTAACCCGTCAGTGCTGACGCTGGAAAACCAGCCCGCGGTGATTGACTTCAGTCAAACAGCGTTTATCAGCACCGTTGGTGAGCGGGTAGCGAACGTCACGCCCGTCACTGCCGGCACCAGCCTGCAGGTCATCCCGCGTGCCATTGATAATGGCGGAAAATCGACGGTTGAGCTGGTGGTGGATGTTGAAGACGGCAAGGTGGACAAAGGTGATGAAGGTCAGGCGATTGGGGACAGCCGTGCGACCATCAGTACGCAGGCGCAGGTGCAGGAGAAAAACTCGCTGGTGATGGGGGGCTTCCACTCGCGAGAAAGCGGCGATGAAGTACACCGTATTCCTATCCTCGGCAGCATCCCGTTGATCGGCCCATTGTTTACGTCGACGCGTCATGAAACCTCACAGCGTGAACGTCTGTTTATCATTACCCCGCATCTGGTGGGCGATCAGGTCGATCCATCACGCTATATCGGTGATGAGTTCCGTTCTCAGCTCAACGGTTCGCTGCAGGAAGTGCAGCGTCGTCAGAAATATGGCTCGATCAAAAATGATGTGGAATCCGCGATGCGTGATTTGGCGGAAAACAATATCCCTGCAGGTTTTAATCCGGGCGGTGAAGGTCTGGGGGTTAACGCTCTGTGTGATCCGCTGCGCGGTATCAGTTACGACATTTCGCATAGCCAGTGGTTCAGCAATAAGAATGTGCAAATTACCGTGGGCCTGGTGCGTAATACCACGACAAGGCCGCTGCGTTTCGATGAAGCAAGCTGCCGCGGTCAGGATGTGCTGGCCGTAGCCTTATGGCCGAAGTCAATCCTGGCGCCGGGTGAGTCGGCTGAAATTTATGTGGCATATGAGTCACGTGGATCGGCCCGTCGTACCCGTACCTCACTGTTGGGCAGAACACGTTAA
- the sctJ gene encoding type III secretion system inner membrane ring lipoprotein SctJ, producing MVNIALKIFSTLLIVLMLSGCGQQVILNTGLTENDANDIIAELSRYKIPAEKLIDKTGVTVLVEQDTIERAVQILNTAGLPHKARTNLGEVFQKSGIISSPLEERARYIYALSQEVESTLAQIDGVIVARVNVVLPERVAPGEPIQPASASVFIKYQPDLDPDSIEPQIRRLVSTSIPGLAGKESSALSVVFVPVGIYQDHIDMVNLGPFQLTMNQYGTVKMVFLTLLVTLILAASGLVAKSKIQRRLAAKKGQ from the coding sequence ATGGTTAACATTGCGCTGAAGATCTTTTCAACTCTGCTGATTGTTTTGATGTTATCCGGGTGTGGGCAACAAGTGATTCTCAACACCGGCCTAACCGAAAACGACGCCAATGATATTATCGCTGAACTGTCCAGATACAAGATTCCAGCCGAAAAGCTGATCGATAAAACCGGGGTTACGGTGCTGGTGGAGCAAGACACCATTGAGCGAGCCGTTCAGATCCTTAATACAGCGGGTTTACCTCATAAAGCGCGAACCAACTTAGGTGAAGTGTTTCAGAAGAGCGGCATTATCTCCAGCCCGCTGGAGGAGAGGGCTCGCTATATCTACGCTTTATCGCAAGAGGTGGAATCTACGCTGGCGCAGATTGATGGCGTTATTGTTGCCCGCGTTAATGTGGTGTTACCCGAGCGCGTAGCGCCGGGTGAACCGATCCAACCGGCTTCGGCTTCGGTATTTATCAAATATCAGCCGGATCTTGATCCTGACAGTATTGAGCCGCAAATTCGCCGGCTGGTCTCCACCAGTATTCCGGGGCTGGCGGGCAAAGAAAGCAGCGCCTTGTCTGTTGTCTTCGTCCCTGTCGGAATCTATCAGGATCACATCGATATGGTTAATCTGGGGCCTTTCCAACTGACCATGAATCAGTATGGCACGGTGAAAATGGTGTTTCTGACGTTGTTGGTGACACTGATATTGGCTGCCAGTGGATTGGTAGCGAAATCGAAAATCCAGCGTCGCCTTGCAGCGAAGAAAGGGCAATAA
- a CDS encoding EscI/YscI/HrpB family type III secretion system inner rod protein, which produces MKINQPPVFQSLVSPGISGSEASAITSADAHFFASEIGQSSDADSHVSGGLLNHVSDMFKQLDVDSRHISSVLTKAAGTTDPMVLNKVGGELSKYDLENLMNAKIISKSVQGLDKLTNMQ; this is translated from the coding sequence ATGAAAATCAATCAACCCCCGGTGTTCCAGTCGCTGGTTTCCCCCGGTATCTCCGGCAGTGAAGCAAGCGCAATCACCTCTGCTGATGCACATTTTTTTGCTTCAGAAATCGGCCAGAGTAGCGATGCCGATAGCCACGTAAGCGGTGGCCTGCTGAATCATGTTTCCGACATGTTTAAACAGCTCGACGTTGACAGTCGCCATATCAGTAGTGTGCTAACCAAAGCCGCAGGCACAACAGATCCGATGGTGCTTAATAAAGTCGGCGGGGAACTGTCGAAGTACGATTTGGAAAATTTGATGAACGCAAAAATTATTTCTAAGTCCGTTCAGGGGCTGGATAAACTGACCAACATGCAATAA
- a CDS encoding sigma 54-interacting transcriptional regulator, with the protein MRDNLPNSIRPAKISRDINEDLPEEDIPEQLTVHEAWDIHSDFDSMLQTLAPLKVDLTLEGETGTGKDTFARRLYERSGCKGAFVPINCAAIPESLAESELFGIMAGAYTGATHARAGYIESANGGILFLDEIDSMPLSLQAKLLRVLESRSVSRLGSTQQISLDLRIVVASQKPLAMLVEQKLFRQDLYFRLTTIKITLPALRSRIKYIIPMFARFSQEAALRLNCALPAITANLSESLIMHDWPGNIRELKGAAERFVLGIPPLGNAMRIDSGSFRLKDRMRRIEHCLIEDCLMRHQNKIVNAAHELGIPRRTLYQRIKSLSNSE; encoded by the coding sequence ATGAGAGACAATCTTCCTAACTCGATAAGGCCGGCTAAAATAAGCCGTGACATTAACGAAGATCTCCCGGAAGAGGATATTCCTGAACAGCTAACGGTGCATGAAGCGTGGGATATCCATAGCGACTTTGATTCCATGCTACAAACTTTAGCTCCGCTGAAAGTTGACCTGACTCTGGAGGGAGAAACCGGCACGGGTAAAGACACTTTTGCTCGCCGCCTGTATGAGCGCTCCGGTTGCAAAGGCGCGTTTGTGCCGATTAATTGTGCAGCGATCCCCGAGTCGCTGGCTGAGAGTGAGCTATTCGGTATTATGGCCGGGGCTTACACCGGTGCGACGCATGCACGTGCGGGTTATATCGAAAGTGCGAACGGTGGGATTTTATTTCTTGATGAAATCGACAGTATGCCGTTGAGCCTGCAAGCCAAGCTACTGCGCGTGCTGGAATCACGCAGTGTCAGCCGTCTAGGGAGCACGCAGCAAATCTCTTTAGATTTACGCATCGTGGTGGCCTCTCAAAAACCGCTGGCAATGCTGGTTGAACAGAAGCTGTTTCGCCAGGATCTCTATTTCCGCCTGACCACTATTAAAATTACGCTACCCGCACTGCGTTCGCGTATTAAATATATCATTCCAATGTTCGCGCGTTTCTCGCAAGAGGCGGCATTACGTTTAAATTGCGCATTACCCGCTATCACTGCCAATCTTAGCGAGTCACTGATCATGCACGACTGGCCAGGTAATATTCGTGAACTGAAAGGGGCCGCCGAGCGTTTCGTTCTGGGAATCCCCCCGCTGGGTAACGCGATGCGCATAGACAGCGGTTCATTTCGACTGAAAGATCGTATGCGGCGGATCGAACACTGCCTGATTGAAGACTGCCTGATGCGCCATCAGAATAAAATTGTTAACGCTGCACATGAGCTGGGTATCCCACGTCGTACGCTGTATCAACGCATTAAATCTTTGAGCAACAGTGAATGA
- a CDS encoding type III secretion system HrpP C-terminal domain-containing protein — MHRPIQHSLPPTAHTQQHHDHENREEAQAKNRPNPAFANNKPNALIQPRNPLPGPLSAQHSGRSSTASRSADKHHLNRDKNDFASLLSGDNEAAMPILPVMLADNHSGENFRSMLSEASEAGASAPTPPCWQIVEPTLTEEIDKQPTFPATFSMLLPQLGEVNAQVNQINSGELDIALAFKRSSFDAVRGSQNSCGRSLSQRMGKRVHLSFNLQDERYQDNMQDKWS; from the coding sequence ATGCATCGCCCTATACAACATTCGTTACCTCCCACAGCGCACACCCAGCAGCACCATGACCATGAGAATCGCGAGGAGGCCCAGGCAAAAAATCGTCCGAATCCGGCATTCGCCAACAACAAACCCAACGCGCTAATCCAGCCGAGAAACCCGCTACCCGGTCCGCTATCGGCGCAGCACAGCGGTCGCTCGTCCACCGCCTCCCGCAGCGCGGACAAGCACCACCTGAACCGTGACAAAAATGATTTCGCCAGCCTACTTTCTGGTGACAACGAAGCAGCTATGCCGATATTGCCAGTCATGCTGGCCGATAATCACAGCGGTGAAAACTTCCGTTCGATGCTGTCAGAAGCCAGCGAAGCCGGGGCGTCTGCGCCAACACCGCCCTGCTGGCAGATTGTTGAACCGACGCTGACCGAGGAGATCGACAAACAGCCGACCTTCCCCGCCACGTTCAGCATGCTGTTACCACAGTTGGGGGAAGTCAACGCGCAGGTTAATCAGATCAACAGCGGCGAACTCGACATCGCGCTGGCTTTCAAACGTAGCAGTTTTGACGCGGTGCGTGGTTCACAGAATAGCTGCGGTCGTTCGCTGTCACAGCGTATGGGCAAACGTGTACACCTGAGCTTCAATCTGCAAGACGAGCGCTATCAGGACAACATGCAGGATAAATGGTCATGA
- the sctU gene encoding type III secretion system export apparatus subunit SctU codes for MAEKTEKASPQKLQQARRKGQVTQSQDIPKLLIMLGVTETVFAMADDSLDKLQALLLLPTQRLTQPFDAAANDILGSALLLVVVFFMMTLGVAVLMRIIGGWAQFGPLFATEALQLKLDALNPMGKFKQMFSGRQLIQLLVSILKAVVMSFVFYKLLAPKLGDIAILATTSLEGFIHAALQILEKLSRTIFGVLLVFGIADYGIQKYFFLKQNRMSMEDVKNEYKQSEGDPHTKGHRKQLARELANEAPKKRLGPADIENADVLMINPTHFAVGLYYRPDETPLPKLLFKAEEEEVREVIKMAHDAKIPVIRYIWLTRTLHRTTKEGAYIPRETLKAVAQIYRLLRELEEQVGGQIIEYKE; via the coding sequence GTGGCCGAAAAAACGGAGAAAGCTTCCCCCCAGAAACTTCAGCAAGCGCGACGTAAGGGGCAGGTTACACAAAGTCAGGACATTCCCAAGCTTTTGATCATGTTAGGCGTCACCGAAACGGTGTTCGCAATGGCCGACGACAGTCTGGACAAGTTACAGGCACTGCTCCTGCTGCCAACACAACGTCTCACCCAACCATTTGACGCGGCGGCGAACGACATCCTGGGCAGCGCACTCCTGTTAGTCGTGGTCTTTTTTATGATGACGCTCGGGGTGGCGGTGCTAATGCGTATCATCGGGGGCTGGGCACAGTTCGGCCCGCTATTTGCCACCGAGGCACTGCAGCTGAAGCTTGATGCGCTCAATCCGATGGGTAAGTTCAAACAGATGTTTTCCGGTCGCCAGTTAATACAGCTGCTGGTGAGTATCCTGAAAGCGGTGGTGATGTCCTTCGTGTTTTATAAGTTGCTCGCACCGAAACTGGGGGATATCGCCATACTGGCGACCACCTCACTGGAAGGCTTTATTCATGCTGCACTGCAAATACTTGAGAAACTGTCACGCACTATTTTTGGCGTGCTACTGGTCTTTGGTATTGCAGACTATGGCATACAAAAATATTTCTTCCTCAAGCAGAACCGCATGAGTATGGAAGATGTGAAAAACGAATATAAACAGAGCGAAGGCGATCCACACACCAAGGGGCATCGCAAGCAGCTGGCACGAGAATTAGCCAATGAAGCACCGAAAAAACGCCTGGGGCCCGCCGACATTGAAAACGCTGATGTTTTGATGATTAACCCCACCCACTTCGCGGTAGGCTTGTATTATCGTCCGGATGAAACGCCGCTACCGAAGTTGCTTTTTAAGGCGGAAGAGGAGGAGGTACGTGAAGTGATCAAAATGGCCCACGACGCCAAAATCCCGGTGATTCGCTATATCTGGCTAACCCGCACTCTCCACCGTACCACCAAGGAGGGCGCCTATATCCCGCGTGAAACACTCAAAGCCGTGGCGCAAATTTACCGCCTGCTGCGCGAACTGGAAGAACAGGTTGGTGGCCAGATTATTGAATATAAAGAGTAG
- the sctL gene encoding type III secretion system stator protein SctL, whose translation MWQLKIVELVASSQATDDVVLSQAVLQRHQHSIGLIERARQQAALLLQQAETEAERLIEQARFEADRQLANLLANSEAEFLNRADVLFHGWQEQQMTQEARIVDRASELLNQVMTRLLDDTTPAQQLNALLRQLLQAQPRGQQATLWCHPDQKEHITHWLEVRSHITWECQFDESLHTDQLLLETASGELRIGWQALKSQLLRAID comes from the coding sequence ATGTGGCAGCTTAAAATCGTTGAACTCGTGGCCTCATCACAGGCTACGGACGATGTCGTTCTGTCACAGGCTGTTTTGCAACGCCACCAACACAGTATTGGTCTGATTGAACGCGCCCGCCAGCAGGCTGCCCTGTTATTGCAACAGGCAGAAACGGAGGCTGAGCGGTTGATTGAACAGGCGCGTTTCGAGGCGGATCGGCAACTGGCTAATCTCCTGGCGAACAGTGAAGCCGAATTTTTGAACCGGGCAGACGTACTGTTTCATGGCTGGCAGGAGCAGCAAATGACGCAGGAGGCGAGGATTGTCGATCGCGCCAGCGAGCTGCTTAATCAGGTGATGACCCGTCTTCTGGACGACACCACTCCAGCCCAGCAACTTAATGCACTACTGCGGCAATTGCTGCAGGCTCAGCCGCGCGGTCAGCAGGCGACATTATGGTGTCATCCCGATCAGAAAGAACATATTACCCATTGGCTTGAGGTTCGGTCGCATATCACCTGGGAATGCCAGTTTGATGAATCTCTCCATACCGACCAACTGCTGCTGGAGACGGCCAGCGGAGAATTGCGCATTGGCTGGCAGGCGCTGAAGAGTCAGCTGTTGCGCGCGATTGACTAA
- a CDS encoding FliM/FliN family flagellar motor switch protein, whose translation MTALTLRQQSRAEADARRWLGKGQILRFYHDNQPGELRIKLSNKGAADLRWPCFSCSAGMLALSDFAPLFSLLSECPALNGDSDDDGEWYWELFNQSLFSDIASLFGTIRPLAATDTPSVTLCLQLQVTFAGQQARSLLCLTPETLNTLSAHPGWQPHKTALIETLPLTLPLVMATFSLPLEDIIQLQAGDVLRAPSAHFGVDGDGVINIGHLALYGALQPSPDSPHNACFSIYDIKELTMSYPNDPLLPADEENPYPHVNETDDYEQNELYDSGDGEQLNEILDEESPYPHADDMHDDYGQDEQHEIAGASALNEALSALPLELSVRCGQLRLTLGELQQLDIGSTVVVDNVKPGAAILCHGSFPIAKGELVNVDGHLGLQLTNIINNRPVGTGEGV comes from the coding sequence ATGACAGCGCTGACGTTAAGACAGCAAAGTCGTGCCGAAGCCGACGCCCGGCGCTGGCTTGGTAAAGGCCAGATCCTGCGCTTTTACCACGACAATCAGCCCGGCGAGCTGCGTATTAAACTGAGTAATAAGGGAGCAGCAGACCTTCGCTGGCCGTGCTTTAGCTGTTCGGCTGGCATGCTGGCGTTAAGTGATTTTGCGCCACTGTTTTCCCTACTGAGCGAATGCCCGGCACTTAACGGTGATAGCGATGACGACGGGGAATGGTACTGGGAGCTGTTCAATCAAAGTCTGTTTAGTGATATCGCGTCGCTGTTTGGTACGATACGACCTCTGGCAGCCACCGACACGCCTTCGGTAACACTCTGTTTACAGCTTCAGGTGACTTTTGCCGGGCAACAGGCTCGCAGCCTGCTATGTCTGACGCCAGAAACCCTGAATACTTTGTCCGCCCATCCCGGCTGGCAACCGCACAAGACTGCGCTCATTGAGACCCTACCGCTGACCCTCCCACTGGTGATGGCAACCTTCTCGTTACCGCTGGAAGACATTATTCAATTACAGGCTGGAGATGTTCTGCGTGCGCCCTCTGCACACTTCGGTGTTGATGGCGACGGCGTAATTAACATCGGACATCTGGCGCTATATGGAGCACTACAACCTTCGCCCGACTCTCCACACAACGCCTGTTTTTCAATTTACGATATCAAGGAGTTAACCATGAGCTACCCGAATGACCCGCTGCTGCCTGCTGATGAAGAAAATCCGTACCCGCACGTTAATGAAACCGATGACTACGAGCAAAACGAGCTGTATGACAGCGGCGATGGGGAACAGCTCAACGAGATACTTGATGAAGAAAGTCCGTATCCACACGCCGATGATATGCATGATGATTACGGGCAAGATGAACAGCACGAAATCGCTGGCGCGAGTGCGCTTAACGAGGCGCTTAGCGCCCTGCCACTGGAGCTAAGCGTTCGCTGTGGGCAGCTCAGACTAACACTGGGTGAACTGCAGCAACTGGATATTGGCTCAACCGTGGTAGTCGATAACGTCAAGCCGGGTGCCGCGATACTGTGTCACGGTAGCTTCCCAATCGCCAAAGGCGAGTTGGTGAATGTCGACGGCCATCTTGGCTTACAGTTGACCAATATCATCAATAACCGACCCGTTGGCACAGGGGAAGGTGTGTAA
- the hrpT gene encoding HrpT family type III secretion system protein — MKIRLVLLVVGTSLLSACASPGDNGCNKTLCRPLSENHSLTVWWPSDIRSGVQDYSQVSVGR; from the coding sequence ATGAAGATTCGTCTTGTGTTGTTGGTCGTTGGCACTAGCTTGCTCAGTGCCTGTGCGTCACCGGGTGATAACGGGTGCAACAAAACCCTCTGTCGCCCGCTGTCTGAAAATCATAGTCTGACGGTCTGGTGGCCGTCGGATATTCGCAGCGGTGTTCAGGATTATTCTCAAGTCTCGGTTGGCCGTTAG
- the sctR gene encoding type III secretion system export apparatus subunit SctR has protein sequence MNTDINAFNPLALALLLGALSLLPLALMITTSFLKISIVLMLTRNALGVQQIPPNMALYSIALAATLFVMAPVFNGMHQRFTERPIDTSSTEKLESTLTNGIQPLTLFMQHNTDADIETHLQENTQRMWPKEMSASVVKDRNNLMLLIPAFVLSELQSGFKIGFLIFIPFVVVDLIVSNVLLALGMQMVSPMSISLPLKILLFVMASGWTRLLDGLFYSYL, from the coding sequence ATGAACACCGATATCAATGCCTTTAATCCACTGGCGCTGGCACTGTTGCTTGGCGCACTATCTTTACTGCCGCTGGCGTTGATGATAACCACCAGTTTTTTAAAAATTTCTATTGTGCTGATGTTAACGCGCAACGCGCTCGGCGTTCAGCAGATCCCCCCCAATATGGCACTTTATAGCATCGCGCTGGCGGCAACATTGTTCGTAATGGCCCCCGTATTTAACGGCATGCATCAGCGATTTACCGAGCGTCCGATAGATACATCGTCAACGGAAAAGCTGGAAAGCACGTTGACGAACGGCATTCAACCTCTGACCCTTTTTATGCAGCACAATACCGATGCGGATATCGAGACTCACTTGCAGGAGAATACCCAGCGCATGTGGCCAAAAGAGATGTCCGCTTCCGTGGTAAAAGATCGCAATAACCTGATGCTCCTGATCCCTGCGTTCGTGCTGTCTGAGCTGCAAAGCGGTTTTAAAATTGGCTTCCTCATCTTTATTCCTTTCGTAGTCGTTGACCTGATTGTGTCCAATGTACTGCTCGCGCTTGGTATGCAAATGGTGTCGCCAATGTCCATCTCATTGCCGCTAAAAATCCTGTTATTTGTAATGGCCAGTGGCTGGACTCGCCTGCTCGACGGCTTGTTCTACAGCTATTTATGA
- the sctS gene encoding type III secretion system export apparatus subunit SctS: MDIIYMFKQAMVLVVMLSAPPLAVAVLIGIIISLLQAVMQLQDQTLPFAVKLLAVGATLALTGRWIGVQLLDLTQSAFTMMATVNAP; this comes from the coding sequence ATGGATATTATTTACATGTTCAAGCAAGCAATGGTCCTGGTGGTGATGCTTTCAGCACCACCACTGGCCGTGGCGGTGCTGATCGGCATTATTATTTCGCTGCTGCAGGCCGTGATGCAGTTACAGGATCAGACATTGCCATTTGCCGTCAAGCTGTTGGCGGTAGGCGCTACTCTTGCACTAACCGGCCGCTGGATTGGCGTCCAGTTGCTCGATCTGACGCAATCAGCCTTTACCATGATGGCTACAGTGAACGCACCGTAA